The proteins below are encoded in one region of Triticum aestivum cultivar Chinese Spring chromosome 1B, IWGSC CS RefSeq v2.1, whole genome shotgun sequence:
- the LOC123142801 gene encoding histone H3.2, whose protein sequence is MARTKQTARKSTGGKAPRKQLATKAARKSAPATGGVKKPHRFRPGTVALREIRKYQKSTELLIRKLPFQRLVREIAQDFKTDLRFQSSAVSALQEAAEAYLVGLFEDTNLCAIHAKRVTIMPKDIQLARRIRGERA, encoded by the coding sequence ATGGCCCGCACCAAGCAGACGGCGAGGAAGTCCACCGGCGGCAAGGCGCCGAGGAAGCAGCTGGCCACCAAGGCCGCCCGCAAGTCCGCCCCGGCCACCGGCGGCGTCAAGAAGCCCCACCGCTTCCGCCCCGGCACCGTCGCGCTCCGCGAGATCCGCAAGTACCAGAAGAGCACCGAGCTGCTCATCCGCAAGCTCCCCTTCCAGCGCCTCGTCCGGGAGATCGCCCAGGACTTCAAGACCGACCTCCGCTTCCAGAGCTCCGCCGTCTCCGCCCTGCAGGAGGCCGCCGAGGCCTACCTGGTGGGGCTCTTCGAGGACACCAACCTCTGTGCCATCCACGCCAAGCGCGTCACcatcatgcccaaggacatccaGCTCGCACGCCGCATCCGTGGCGAGAGGGCCTAA